From one Eucalyptus grandis isolate ANBG69807.140 chromosome 9, ASM1654582v1, whole genome shotgun sequence genomic stretch:
- the LOC120288426 gene encoding uncharacterized protein LOC120288426 has translation MAVATAAAAAAGVPVAVAALSYRFVPKRVCFSFAAYAKSVIYHLASCDVPVLEGLTAAEFDCLESAFSFAFPPDLREILQEGLPGRCLIKEVSRSDFWCDAWGERPSGRDRAVELAERFLEEAPALVPIYRNCYIPASPNAVGNPVFYIDGGDVRVLSFDLAGFFQEFEWLRIGVFRPAGKLPPMIVTPAWAATAPRRIEFWSDVAEKGGRRAPAPAPEPARVSTGGWWSAGGGGGGGELGACLDEAFWRLRDGGWREEEVREMMGMGGCDGMVKVGGDVARSDGSVARHVTAWSLELLRAGWSREDVVESLGINVDEEREVGVCDPHDRG, from the coding sequence ATGGCGGtcgcgacggcggcggcggcggcggcgggggtgCCGGTGGCCGTGGCGGCGCTGAGCTACCGCTTCGTCCCGAAAAGGGTCTGCTTCAGCTTCGCGGCCTACGCCAAGAGCGTCATCTACCACCTCGCCTCCTGCGACGTCCCCGTCCTCGAAGGGCTCACGGCGGCCGAGTTCGACTGCCTGGAGTCCGCCTTCTCCTTCGCCTTCCCGCCCGACCTCCGGGAGATCCTCCAGGAGGGCCTCCCCGGCCGGTGCCTGATCAAGGAGGTGTCGCGGAGCGACTTCTGGTGCGACGCGTGGGGCGAGAGGCCGAGCGGTCGCGACCGGGCGGTCGAGTTGGCGGAGAGGTTTTTGGAGGAAGCGCCGGCTCTGGTGCCAATTTACCGGAACTGCTACATCCCGGCGTCGCCGAACGCCGTCGGCAACCCGGTGTTCTACATTGACGGCGGGGACGTCCGCGTGCTGAGCTTCGACCTCGCCGGATTCTTCCAGGAGTTCGAGTGGTTGCGAATCGGCGTCTTCCGGCCGGCCGGGAAGTTGCCGCCGATGATCGTCACGCCGGCGTGGGCCGCCACGGCGCCGCGGAGGATCGAGTTCTGGagcgacgtggcggagaaaggTGGGAGAagggcgccggcgccggcgccggagcCGGCGCGGGTGAGCACAGGCGGGTGGTGGTCcgccggcggcggtggcggcggcggcgaactCGGGGCGTGCTTGGACGAGGCGTTCTGGAGGCTGAGGGACGGAGGGtggagggaggaggaggtgaGGGAGATGATGGGGATGGGCGGCTGCGATGGGATGGTGAAGGTCGGGGGCGACGTGGCGAGATCCGACGGAAGCGTCGCTCGGCACGTGACAGCCTGGTCCTTGGAGTTATTGCGTGCGGGATGGAGCAGGGAGGATGTGGTGGAGTCGCTTGGGATCAACGTCGACGAAGAGCGCGAGGTCGGCGTCTGCGATCCTCATGATCGGGGCTAA